From the genome of Acidobacteriota bacterium:
CGCTCATAGCCGATCTCCGGCACGAGGGCGGTGGCCAGGGAGAGACTCCTCCCGACACGCGCTTCGATGGCCTCCCGGCACGCGGCCAGGCCCGAGACCAGCTTCTCCGCGAAGAGGCGACCGGCCCGCGCCAGCAGGCGAACCTGCTCGAGCAGGTTGCGCGCGATCAGGGGCTGCATGGCGTTGAGCTCGAAATGGCCGTGGAGGCCCCCGAGGGTGATCGCCGCGTCGTTGCCGATCACCTGGGCGCAGACCTGGATCAGGGCCTCCGCCATCACCGGGTTGACCTTGCCCGGCATGATGCTCGACCCGGGCTGCACTGCGGGTAGCTCCAGCTCGCCGAGGCCGAAGCGGGGGCCCGAGCCGAGCCAGCGGATATCATTGGCGATCTTGGCCAGGGAGACGGCGATCGACTTCAAGGCTCCGCTGACGCGCACTGCGGCGTCGCGAGCGCCCTGGGCTTCGAAATGGTTCGTCGCTTCGACGAAACCCTTGCCGGTCATGCCGGAGATCCGCTCCGCCATGCGGCGCCCGAACTCCGGGTGGGTGTTGAGACCGGTACCCACCGCCGTCCCGCCCAGGGGCAGCTCCCGCAAGCCCTCGATGGCCTGCAGCAGGTGAGCGCGCCCCCGGTCGACCTGCGCGGCATAGCCGGAAAACTCCTGCCCCAGCCGAATGGGCGTGGCGTCCTGCAGGTGCGTGCGGCCGACCTTGACCACATCGTGGAAGTCCCGGCTCCGGGCCGCCAGTTCCCGATGCAGGACTTCCAGGGCGGGCAGCAACTCGTCCTCGACTGCCGTCAGGGCAGCGATGTGCAGGGCGCTGGGGAAGACGTCGTTGCTCGACTGGCCCAGG
Proteins encoded in this window:
- a CDS encoding class II fumarate hydratase; its protein translation is MNERIEKDTMGEVSVPADALWGAQTARAVANFPISGQPLGREMIRALGLVKQAAAEINRELGLLDPRLAGAIAQAAEEVAAGRHDRHFPVDLFQTGSGTSSNMNTNEVIANRAIEILGGQVGSKDPVHPNDHVNLGQSSNDVFPSALHIAALTAVEDELLPALEVLHRELAARSRDFHDVVKVGRTHLQDATPIRLGQEFSGYAAQVDRGRAHLLQAIEGLRELPLGGTAVGTGLNTHPEFGRRMAERISGMTGKGFVEATNHFEAQGARDAAVRVSGALKSIAVSLAKIANDIRWLGSGPRFGLGELELPAVQPGSSIMPGKVNPVMAEALIQVCAQVIGNDAAITLGGLHGHFELNAMQPLIARNLLEQVRLLARAGRLFAEKLVSGLAACREAIEARVGRSLSLATALVPEIGYER